Within Verrucomicrobiota bacterium, the genomic segment CAGCGAAAAGAAAATGCGCGTGGCGTTCGAGCCGGGCAGCGTGTTGATGGCCGACCGCGCGGCGCGGGTCGCGGGCGAATTGAATCTGGATTTTGTCCTGGTCTCAAACGGACAGGAATGGCGTCGGCCTGATCTGGCCAAGCGCACGGGCGCGCCGTTCATCGTGCCGGTGAATTTTCCCGAGTTGCCGAAACTGCCGGACGAGGACGATTGGGAACAGGTTTCGCTGGACGAATTTCGCGCGTGGGATTGGGCCGCGGAAAATCCCGCGCTGCTACGGCAGCAGGGATTGGATGTGGCGCTGACGACTTACGGCCTCAAGGAGAAAAAAGATTTCCGAAAGAATCTGCGACTGGCGTTGGATCGCGGGTTATCCGAAGCGGACGCGCTGGCGGCGTTGACGACCATTCCCGCAAAACTGTGCGGATTGGAAAAACTGCTGGGCACAGTGGAAACCAACAAGCTGGCGAATCTGACTGTAGTGGACGGGAAGGGTTATTTTGATCCCGAATCGAAAGTCCGCGAGGTGTGGATTGACGGGCGCAACTACCACGCGCAAGCGACCAAAGAAGGCGAGAAGGAAGCGAAGAAGGAGGATGCGACGGAAAAAGACAAAGAAGCCAAGGCCAAGGCCGAGAAGGAAAAGAAAGTAACCGAGTTGAAGGAGCTTCAGAAGAAGCGCGTGGCACGCTCGCCTCTTGAGGGGCGTGGGTCGATTACGAATCCACCGGCAGTCACAATTCATAACGCGACAATCTGGACGTGTGGAATGCAAGGGCGTTTGGAGAACGAAGATGTCACGATGAAGGGCGATAGGATTGTGGCCATTGGGAAAGAGCGAATTAGGATGATCTCCGACATCGTTCCATCACTGCTGGAGATGGACGGTCGCGGTCTTCACATCACCCCCGGCCTGATCGACTGCCACAACCACAGCATGATTCTTGGCAACGTGAATGAAGCTACCATCCCGTCTTCGGCCATGGTGCGAATCGGCGATGTCATCAATTCGGAGACGGACAACATTCACTGGCAATTGGCTGGTGGGGTAACAGTGGCGAATGAGCTGCACGGTTCGGCTAATCCCATCGGCGGACAAAACCAGGTCATCAAACTGCGCGACGGCGCCAGCCCGGAAGGGCTGAAGTTTGAAGGCGCGCCGCCCGGAATCAAGTTCGCCCTCGGCGAAAACGTCAAGCAATCCAACTGGGGCGACAAGAACATCACGCGCTTTCCGCAAACGCGCATGGGCGTGCCGACGTTCATGGCCAATCGTTTCATTGCCGCGCAACAGTACCTCAAGGAGATGGACAACAAGAATGGCAGTGTTCCACCGCGCCGCGACCTCGAACTCGAAGCCATTGGCGAAATCATTCAGGGGAAGCGTTGGATTCATTGCCACTCGTATCGGCAGGATGAAATCCTCGCGTTCTTGCGGACGATGGAAAGTTTCAATGTCAAGGTCGGCACGCTCCAACACGTCCTTGAAGGCTACAAGGTCGCCGATGAAATCGCGAAACACGGCGCGGGCGCATCCACGTTCTCCGATTGGTGGGCTTACAAGTTCGAGGTCTATGACGCCATTCCTTACAACGGCAGCCTGATGCGTGATCGTGGCGTGCTGGTGTCCTTCAACTCCGATTCCTCCGACCTCGCGCGCCGACTGAACACCGAAGCGGCCAAGGCTGTGAAATACGGCGACACACCGGAGGAGGAGGCGCTCAAGTTCGTAACGATCAACCCCGCGAAACAACTCCATATCGATCAACGCGTCGGTTCACTTGAACCGGGCAAGGACGCGGACTTCGTGGTCTGGTCCGGTCCGCCGCTAGATTCACGCAGCGTGGTCTTGCAGACGTGGATTGATGGGAAAAAATATTTCGATCGCGCGCTTGATGCGCAACGAACGGCGGCGCTTGAAAAAGAGCGGACTGACTTGCTGGCGAAGGCGAAGAAGTTGGCGAAGCTTTCCGGCGGTGGTGGAATTGGCGGCGGCGACGGGGACAAAGGCGATGATTCATTTTTCCGCGTTGCGATTGAGCACAAGTACGATGGGAAGGAGCGGCATTGCCTCGATGAAGGAGGCAGCCGATGAAGTTTTCGATTTACGATTTACGATTTGCGATTTGCGGCGTGGTGGGCGCGGGTCTGTTGAGCGCCACGTCGCTTCAGGCGGAAGCTTTGCTTCTGAGCAACGCCGTCGTTCATACCGTCACGGGCAAGACACTTTCGCCCGGTCAGGTTCTCGTCAAGGATGGCAAGATTGATGCGGTCGGCGCGTCGCTGGTAGTTGGCGGCGTCAAGGTTGTGGACTTGAATGGCCAGCATCTTTATCCCGGTCTGATCGCGTTGAACACCTCACTGGGTTTGGTCGAAATCGGCGCGGTTCGCGCGACGCGGGACACGACGGAAGTCGGTGAGTTCACACCGGATGTTCAGTCATGGACTGCCATCAATCCGGATTCGGAGTTGATTCCGGTGGCGCGGTTCAACGGCGTCGCTTACGCGCAGCCGGTGCCGCAGGGCGGCATAGTTGCCGGACAATCCGGTCTGGTGGTTTTGGAGGGCTGGACTTGGGAGCAGATGACAATCAAGAGGCCCGTGGCGTTGCATCTGTTCTGGCCGCAGATGGAACTGGACACGCGTCCCAAGGAGGAATGGGAGGACAAATCAAAATGGAAATCCGTTGAGGAGCAGGGGAAGGAGCGACAGAAGAAATTGAAAGGGCTGGACGATTTCTTTGCCGAAGCGCGCGCTTATGAGAAGGCCCGTCAGGCCGCCGGCAAGAATGGCGTCGTTGATCCGGGCTTGAGTCCGTCCTGGGAAGCGATGCGGCCCTACGTTCGCGGCGAACTGCCGTTGATGGTCCACGCGGATGAGATTCGCCAGATCAGAACGGCCGTTCTTTGGGCGCAGACCAACCAATACAAAATGATTCTGGCCGGCGGACGCGACTCTTGGAAAGCGGCGGACCTGCTGGCGACCAACAAAGTTCCTGTCGTTTACGATCAGGTGTTCGGCCTGCCACCGCGGGACACAGATGCTTACGACATTCAATTCAGGACACCGGAAATTCTGCACAAGGCCGGGGTGAAAGTCGTGTTCAGCGTTGGGCCGGGCGATGCGTCATTGGTTAAGAACATTCCTTACGCTGCGGCGCAGGCTGTCGCGTTTGGGCTGCCGGAGCTTGAGGCGCTCAAAGGCATGACGCTTTATCCCGCGCAGTTGCTAGGGGTCGCGGACCGGCTCGGCTCGATTGAGGTCGGCAAGGAGGCGACGCTGTTTGTGGCCGACGGAAACATTCTGGACATCCGCTCCAACGTGAAGCGGATGTGGATTACCGGCAAGGAAATCAGTTTGGAAAATCGACACACACGGCTCTACGAGAAATACCGCAACCGGCCATTGCCCAAATGATTTTCAGCAGGCGGTGATCGGTTTTCGTCTTGTCTCGTCTTCGCTTAAAATTTTTGTTTGACCCGATTTACTTGTGGTTGCAATTTTAAAGGCATCTACCCAAAACCCAGGCCGACATGGGAAGTCTTGGTCGCCTCTCCAAGCGACCGGGCGAAGCAGTCAACACAATGGGTGAAGAGAAAGGAAAATTGGTATGACATCAGACAACAAAGTCAAATGGTCGTTTGAAGCTGATTACCTTCAGGCCTGCAGTTGTGACTATGGGTGCCCGTGCGAATTCGAAGCGCCGCCAGCGCGCGGCTTCTGCCAGGGCCTGGGAGCGTGGAAGATCAACCGCGGCAATTACGGGGACGTCTTGTTGAATGGTCTGGCGCTGGCCTTCGCCCTTCATACCCCGGAAGAAATGCACAAAGGCAACGGCACCGGCGTTTACTTCATTGATGAGAAGGCGACACCTCAACAACGCGACGCGCTGCAAAAAATCGCCACGGCCCACGATGGCGGCATGCCTTTCGAGGTGTTAAAGGCCGTCATCACCAAGTGGTTGCCGCCGCAGTTCGTGCCCTTTCGATTCCACCTGAACGGCAAGAACAGCAGTGTCAAAGTCGGCAACGCCCTCACCATTGCCTGTGAACCGATCAAGAATCCGGTGTCGGGCGAACCGGAGAGCGTTCGTATTGTTCACGCAACGGGTTTTATTTTCAAGGATGCGGAAGTCGTCTCCGCCCGCGAATGTGAGAGCACCGTGGCGGATTTTGCCTTCTCGTGGCCGAACAAAGCGGGATTCGTTTCGCAGATCAAGTACGGGAATTGATTTTGTTCGCACGGGCCGAAGCACAGAAAGTTGCGATCGCTGGTAACAAGAAGGCGTTTCCATTGTACCGAGGAATTCCAGATATGAAAACTTCAACTCATTTGTTCATAACTACACTCCTGGCTGGTTTCACATTTGCCGCGCCAGGCGCAAGTGCGCAAGTCACCACCCACCCGAAACCCGCCCGGTTGTTGCCCGGGCTTGGCAGGGTGCATCATCCGGTTTCGACCAAAAGCGGAACGGCGCTACGCTATTTTGATCAAGGCCTGGCCCTGGTCTTCGCGTTCAATCACGAGGCTGCTGTCCGCTCCTTCAAACGCGCCGCCGAATACGATCCGGACCTGGCGATGGCCCAGTGGGGCATCGCGTTGGCGCTGGGGCCGAACATCAATCTCGATGTCGATCCAGAGCGCGAGAAAGCGGCCTACGAAGCCGCGCAACAGGCCTTGTCCCTCGCCGCCAAAGCGCCGGAGCATGAGCGGGCCTACATCGAGGCGTTGACGAAACGGTATTCCATTGATCCCAAAGCGGACCTGAAGAAGCTTGCGGTTGATTTCAAAAACGCCATGGGTGAAGTGTCGAAGCGTTATCCCGATGACTTGGACGCCGCCACGCTCTACGCTGAGAGCGCGATGGACCTCCGACCCTGGCAACTTTGGAGCGCCGATGGTAAACCGGCGGAAGGCACGGAGGAAATCGTAGCTGTGCTGGAATCTGTGCTGCGACGCGAACCCGATCACCTCGGCGCCAATCATTACTACATCCACGCCGTTGAAGCCTCACCGCATCCGGAGCGCGCGCTGCCCTGTGCGCAGCGACTCGAATCGTTGGCGCCCGCCGCAGGCCACCTCGTCCACATGCCGGCGCACATCTACATGCGTGTCGGGGACTATGCCGCCGCCGCGCGCCGCAACGAGTTCGCTGCGACTGCCGATCAGGAATACATCCAGACTTGCGGCGTGCAAGGCGTTTATCCGATGTTATATTACAGTCACAATCTTCATTTCCTCGCCATCGCGCATGGCTTGCAGGGACGTTTTGCCGACGCCAAGCGAGCGGCGGACAAACTCGCCGCCCATGTCGGACCGCACGTAAAGGAAATCCCGTTGCTTGAAGGTTTCATGCCGACGCCGACTCTGATCCTGGTCATGTTCGGCCGTTGGAATGACATCTTGAGATCACCCGAGCCGGCTCCGGAAATGAAGACCACCACAGCCTTGTGGCATTTCGCGCGCGGCATGGCGGCCGTCTCGACCGGCAAACTTGAACAGGCCCAGAAGGAGCATCAGGCCTTGGTCGCTGCCAAAAGCGCAATTCCCCCCGAGGCCATGTATGGCCCGCTCAACCGCGTGAGTGACATTTTGAAAATTGCCGATGGGCTGCTCGGAGCGAAAATCGCCGTCCCGCACCGCGACACGCAATCCGCCATCGCACTACTCGAACAGGCCGCCCAAGTGGAGGACAGCCTCAACTACACCGAGCCGCCCGACTGGTATATTTACAGCCGGGAGGCGCTGGGGAGCGTGCTGTTGGCGAATCGCGATTATATCAAGGCGGAAAAAGTTTTCCGCGACGATCTGGAACGCAATCCCCGCAAAGGCCGCGCGCTTTTCGGGTTGTATCAAAGTTTGAAGGCCCAGGGAAAAAACGACGCCGCCCAATCGGTCAGGACCGAATTTGAAACCGCGTGGAAAAATGCCGACACCACGCTGAGAGCAGAAGAAACCTTTTGGAACAACCCGACACGCCTGGTCCTACAGACCGCGCCGTGAACTGGAACACGTCCCAACACCATCGGAAAGAACCTGGCGGAAATCACCAACCCAACCAGAAAGGAGAAAACAAGAATGAAAACGGCAAATGGAAAAATTATTGTGCTCGCCAGTGTCTTGCTGGCATCGACCCCCGGTGTGGCGCCGGCGCAAGACCCGGTGCAAGTCGCGCCCGAAACCTACAAGGTGGTGCTCGACACCCCGCGCGTCCGTGTGCTCGAAATCAAGCTGCCGCCCGGTGGCAAGTCACCGATGCATTCGCACCCTGCTTTTATCATCTACAGTTTCAATGCGAACAAAACGAAATTTACTTTGCCCGACGGTACCACCCGCGAGGTGTCCATGAAGCCGGGTGAAATCGCCTGGAGTGAAGCCACCTCTCATGCTGCCGAGAATGTGGGCGGCACCGCGGCCCACATTCTCAACATTGAACTCAAGGAGCCGCCGGCCAAGACCAAAATCTCGCTCCAATCTCGGATGGATCCCGTCAGGGTGAACCCGGGGAAATACAAAGCTGTGTTCGAAAACGAGCGGGTGCGTGTGCTGGAGTACCGCGACAAGCCTGGTGATAAGGCCCTGATGCACTCGCACCCCGACCACCTTGTTTATGCCTTGAGTGATTTGCAGCGCCGATTCACTTTTCCCGACGGCAAAACCGCTGACCTCAGGCAGGAGGGTGGCAGCGCGGTCTGGGTAAATGCCGAAACCCATGCCGGGGAAAATACCGGCCAGACCGACACACACGTCTTGATCGTGGAATTGAAAGACCAACCCGCCGCACACACTTCCTCCGCATCAAGTGCATCGGCGGGTGCGATGAGTGTGCGATTCCAGGATGCGAAATGGGAAAAGATGCTGCCTGAACTCGAAAAAGATTCACCGGAGATTTCCATTCTGCGGGTGGACCCGAAGACACAGGCCGCGCAGCTTCTTATCCGCACCCCAGCCGCGATGCATGTGCCCAAACACTGGCACGCGGCCAATGAGACACACACCATGATCATCGGCACGGCGACTTTCGAATGTGACGGCGAGCGGGTGACCCTCGGCCCGGGTTCATTTAATTACATTCCCGGCAAAATGGTTCACCAGGCCTGGACCTCCGCCGGCAGCGTTGTGTTCATCACCGTGGACCACGCTTGGGACATCAACTGGGTGGAAGGCCCGCCGAAAGCGTCGGATGTGGGCGTTGCTCCTCCCGACCCGGCAAAGTAAGGGACGGCGCCATGAATGCAGAGTCCAATGGCATCCCCCCATTTTCCTGGTGGCCTTGTTTTTGGCAACCAGTGCGAAGAGTGTGCAGGAACCGGACGTAATGAAACCCGAAGTTCGTTTCGGTAACGTCGCCGACGCGGAGGAAAGACCCTATGTTAAGGACACATCTGTGTGAATTGCTGGGCATTGAGGTGCCGATCCTCTCGGCGCCCATGGGCCCGAACATCAGCGGCCCGGAACTGGCCGCCGCCGTGAGCAATGCCGGCGGCCTGGGCATCATGCAGGCGCAATTGGCCCCGCCGCCGTTGTTGCGGCAGGAGATTTATCGCCTGCGCGAATTGACCGACAAGCCCTTCGGCGTGAATTTCATTTTGCACTTTCCGCACCAGGAAAGCATCGCGGTTTGCCTGCAAGAGCGCGTGCCGGTCTTGATGTTTTTTTGGGGCGATCCGTCACCGTTCGTCGCGCGGGCACATGCGGCTGGCGCGAAAGTGCTTCATCAGGTCGGCTCGGTTGAGGGCGCACGTCAGGCCACTCGCGCGGGCGTGGACGTCCTCGTTGCCCAAGGCGTGGAAGCGGGCGGCCACCTCGCGGGCGAGGTAACGACGATGGCACTGGTGCCGCGGGTGGTGGATGCCGTCGCGCCGACACCGATGGTGGCGGCGGACGGCATCGCCGATGCGCGCGGACTCGTGGCTGCGCTGGCGTCGGGTGCCGAGGCGGTCATGCTCGGCACACGATTTCTGGCGACCCCCGAGGCCAACGCGCATCCGGTTTACAAAATGAAACTCGTCGCGGCCACGGAGGAAGACACGGTGCGCACGACGTTGTTCGGGCACGAATGGCCCAACGCGCCGCATCGCACGCTGCGCACGCCGTTCGTGCGGGAGTGGCTGGGGCAGGAAGCCCGGGCGCAGGAGTCACGGCCCGATGAACCGTTGATTGGCCAGACGCGCGTTGCGGGTCAAACGATTCCGCTGCCGCGTTTCATGGGTTTGCCACCGTGCGCCGATGCGAGCGGTGACGTTGAGTCCATGAATTTTCTCGCGGGCCAGAGCGTCGGCCTGGTGCACGAAATCAAACCGGCCGCCGCAATCGTCTGCGAGATGGTCGAGCAGGCAACCCAGATCATCGGGCAGCGTCTCAATAACGCGCTCGGCGCAGCGAGCGTGTGAGGCTTGAACTGCGACCAGATGAGAGACCGCCGAGAAATACGGGAGCGGCGAATTTATTCGCAACCGCGCAATGGAATTTAATCTGAGGCAAACATTATGAGCAATCCCGGTGATGATAAAGTCTTCAACGGCTCGATTCCGAAGCTTTACGAAACGTATCTGGTGACGTTGATTTTCGCGCCCTACGCAGCAGACCTGGCGAATCGACTGACTTCGCGAACGCCTACCCGCGTGCTCGAGATGGCCGCCGGCACGGGTGTCCTGACTCGCCGGCTGGCATCCGTTTTACCCGAAAGCGTCTCGGTCGTCGCCACCGACCTGAATCGGCCGATGCTGGAACTGGCTCGCGCGATTGGAACCAAGCGCCCAGTCGAGTGGCGTCACGCTGATGCCCTGCAACTACCCTTCGCGGACGAAACGTTTGACGCTGTCGTGTGCCAGTTTGGTGTCATGTTCTTCCCTGAAAAGTCGAAGGCGTTTTCGGAGGCGCGTCGGGTCCTCAGGCCGGGAGGCGTCTTTATTTTCAACGTGTGGGACCGGATCGAAGAAAACCAATTTGCTGAAACCGTGACGGTGGCACTGGAACCGCTGTTTCCCAAGGACCCACCGCGCTTCCTGGCTCGCACACCCCACGGCTATTACGACCGTTCGACCATCGAACGAGACCTTGCCAAAGGCGGTTTCACTGCGTCACCGCAAATGGATACCGTTGCCGCCCGCAGTCGGGCAGAATCTCCACGCATCCCGGCGGTCGCCTACTGCCAGGGGACGCCGCTGCGCAACGAGATTGAAGCGCGCGACGGCTCGCAGCTCGGCGAAGCAACGAAGCGGGCGGCGGAAGCGATCGCCCGGCGATTCGGGCGCGGCGTTGTGGACGGGAAGATTCAGGCGCACATTGTGACCATGGAAAACTAGTTGGCGGTTGAAACATGCATCTGTACGAAACGCATATCCCGGTCGCAGATACAAACGTTTCCGAGGTTTTTTACCGGGAAGTGGTGGGGTTGCCTTTCGCTTATCGCGATCCGACCCGGGACATTGTGTTTATGTGGGCGGATGAGAAAAAGAAAGGCATGATCGGATTGTGGGGGCCGACCACGGGATTCGGACGGCAAAACGGGATCATTACTCCATGCCATTTTGCATTCGCGGTTTTGTTCGAAGAGTTGCTGGGCGCAATCGAGAAGTTGAACGAATGCGGAATCGAAACCCGCGGATTTGGTGGCGAGCCGTGCGGCGAACCCAGTGTGATTGGGTGGATGCCCGCGGCGCAAATCTATTTTCGCGATCCGGACGGGCATTCGCTGGAATTCATCTCAATTCTGCCGGACCCACCAAACCCAAGCTTTCATGGGCCTTACTCCGAATGGAGAAAATTGACCACAGACTAGCTTAGCGAACGTGATTGCGTGTTCTGCGTGGCGAACTAACGAAACAGCCGTCCGGGTGTTTGTGTGATTGACGATTGGCGATAGCGGACCAACGATTGTGACAGATTTATGACTACGTTTAACGACGCCCTCGAAACCATCTTGAAGCGCGATCGCGCAGTCGTGCTGCTCGGCCTGGCAGGTGTGACCGCGCTGGCATGGAGT encodes:
- a CDS encoding amidohydrolase family protein, with amino-acid sequence MITNDKSFSRWTLLFLLFILHCFSLVVPLRGVELLPPGFRPLPLGVHALVGGKVVVKPGEVFDPATIVIRDGLIQGVGKDVVAPPDARIWDMKGLTIYAGFIDPYLMPTATNPPVSTSKTEPIGLTSGIKFFGVPGQETDPGSRGPGSQISTLTPERRVAQSYSSDAKTLESMRELGFTTANVVPAKGILRGTSAFVALSDTEPNRAIMKPDVFQHIAFDTDDRKEGEYPESFMGVVAAVRQSFFDTQHYILDHADYLKKPEGRKRPEFNPALEALTPASEKKMRVAFEPGSVLMADRAARVAGELNLDFVLVSNGQEWRRPDLAKRTGAPFIVPVNFPELPKLPDEDDWEQVSLDEFRAWDWAAENPALLRQQGLDVALTTYGLKEKKDFRKNLRLALDRGLSEADALAALTTIPAKLCGLEKLLGTVETNKLANLTVVDGKGYFDPESKVREVWIDGRNYHAQATKEGEKEAKKEDATEKDKEAKAKAEKEKKVTELKELQKKRVARSPLEGRGSITNPPAVTIHNATIWTCGMQGRLENEDVTMKGDRIVAIGKERIRMISDIVPSLLEMDGRGLHITPGLIDCHNHSMILGNVNEATIPSSAMVRIGDVINSETDNIHWQLAGGVTVANELHGSANPIGGQNQVIKLRDGASPEGLKFEGAPPGIKFALGENVKQSNWGDKNITRFPQTRMGVPTFMANRFIAAQQYLKEMDNKNGSVPPRRDLELEAIGEIIQGKRWIHCHSYRQDEILAFLRTMESFNVKVGTLQHVLEGYKVADEIAKHGAGASTFSDWWAYKFEVYDAIPYNGSLMRDRGVLVSFNSDSSDLARRLNTEAAKAVKYGDTPEEEALKFVTINPAKQLHIDQRVGSLEPGKDADFVVWSGPPLDSRSVVLQTWIDGKKYFDRALDAQRTAALEKERTDLLAKAKKLAKLSGGGGIGGGDGDKGDDSFFRVAIEHKYDGKERHCLDEGGSR
- a CDS encoding amidohydrolase family protein, which produces MKFSIYDLRFAICGVVGAGLLSATSLQAEALLLSNAVVHTVTGKTLSPGQVLVKDGKIDAVGASLVVGGVKVVDLNGQHLYPGLIALNTSLGLVEIGAVRATRDTTEVGEFTPDVQSWTAINPDSELIPVARFNGVAYAQPVPQGGIVAGQSGLVVLEGWTWEQMTIKRPVALHLFWPQMELDTRPKEEWEDKSKWKSVEEQGKERQKKLKGLDDFFAEARAYEKARQAAGKNGVVDPGLSPSWEAMRPYVRGELPLMVHADEIRQIRTAVLWAQTNQYKMILAGGRDSWKAADLLATNKVPVVYDQVFGLPPRDTDAYDIQFRTPEILHKAGVKVVFSVGPGDASLVKNIPYAAAQAVAFGLPELEALKGMTLYPAQLLGVADRLGSIEVGKEATLFVADGNILDIRSNVKRMWITGKEISLENRHTRLYEKYRNRPLPK
- a CDS encoding DUF1326 domain-containing protein, translated to MTSDNKVKWSFEADYLQACSCDYGCPCEFEAPPARGFCQGLGAWKINRGNYGDVLLNGLALAFALHTPEEMHKGNGTGVYFIDEKATPQQRDALQKIATAHDGGMPFEVLKAVITKWLPPQFVPFRFHLNGKNSSVKVGNALTIACEPIKNPVSGEPESVRIVHATGFIFKDAEVVSARECESTVADFAFSWPNKAGFVSQIKYGN
- a CDS encoding cupin domain-containing protein encodes the protein MKTANGKIIVLASVLLASTPGVAPAQDPVQVAPETYKVVLDTPRVRVLEIKLPPGGKSPMHSHPAFIIYSFNANKTKFTLPDGTTREVSMKPGEIAWSEATSHAAENVGGTAAHILNIELKEPPAKTKISLQSRMDPVRVNPGKYKAVFENERVRVLEYRDKPGDKALMHSHPDHLVYALSDLQRRFTFPDGKTADLRQEGGSAVWVNAETHAGENTGQTDTHVLIVELKDQPAAHTSSASSASAGAMSVRFQDAKWEKMLPELEKDSPEISILRVDPKTQAAQLLIRTPAAMHVPKHWHAANETHTMIIGTATFECDGERVTLGPGSFNYIPGKMVHQAWTSAGSVVFITVDHAWDINWVEGPPKASDVGVAPPDPAK
- a CDS encoding nitronate monooxygenase: MLRTHLCELLGIEVPILSAPMGPNISGPELAAAVSNAGGLGIMQAQLAPPPLLRQEIYRLRELTDKPFGVNFILHFPHQESIAVCLQERVPVLMFFWGDPSPFVARAHAAGAKVLHQVGSVEGARQATRAGVDVLVAQGVEAGGHLAGEVTTMALVPRVVDAVAPTPMVAADGIADARGLVAALASGAEAVMLGTRFLATPEANAHPVYKMKLVAATEEDTVRTTLFGHEWPNAPHRTLRTPFVREWLGQEARAQESRPDEPLIGQTRVAGQTIPLPRFMGLPPCADASGDVESMNFLAGQSVGLVHEIKPAAAIVCEMVEQATQIIGQRLNNALGAASV
- a CDS encoding class I SAM-dependent methyltransferase; this translates as MSNPGDDKVFNGSIPKLYETYLVTLIFAPYAADLANRLTSRTPTRVLEMAAGTGVLTRRLASVLPESVSVVATDLNRPMLELARAIGTKRPVEWRHADALQLPFADETFDAVVCQFGVMFFPEKSKAFSEARRVLRPGGVFIFNVWDRIEENQFAETVTVALEPLFPKDPPRFLARTPHGYYDRSTIERDLAKGGFTASPQMDTVAARSRAESPRIPAVAYCQGTPLRNEIEARDGSQLGEATKRAAEAIARRFGRGVVDGKIQAHIVTMEN
- a CDS encoding VOC family protein translates to MHLYETHIPVADTNVSEVFYREVVGLPFAYRDPTRDIVFMWADEKKKGMIGLWGPTTGFGRQNGIITPCHFAFAVLFEELLGAIEKLNECGIETRGFGGEPCGEPSVIGWMPAAQIYFRDPDGHSLEFISILPDPPNPSFHGPYSEWRKLTTD